Genomic DNA from Gorilla gorilla gorilla isolate KB3781 chromosome 13, NHGRI_mGorGor1-v2.1_pri, whole genome shotgun sequence:
ACTGCGGGGGGCGGCAGCTCAGCCCCCACAGGCCTGAGGTCCCCCATTCTGGCCCTTGGGGTGTACTCCGGGCAGGGGCTCAGAAGCATGTGGTCAGGCCAGTTGGGATGTCTGGGGAGGCCATAGGAGTCCCCAGGCCCCTACCAGCCCTGCACTTCCAGACCGCGGCAGGACAGGGCCCTCCCGCAGGCCTCAGACACTGCTGTGCCTCAGGCACCATGAGCCCAGAGGTTGGCCTTTGCCATGGGGGGCAGGCGGGCAAGGAGAGGGCGCCGTCCACTGTGCCTCCAGGAGTGGGTGAGTGGAGGTGCTGCACTGGGGTCTCCACACCCTACCTTCCAGGCATGGAGTGGGCGGAGCTCAGCCCGCCCAGCCTGGCTTGGACCCCAGGGGCCGTGTCTCCCCGCCTGCCCTCCTACCCGGAGGCGTCGGGCCTCGCCCTGGCGGAGGTCTTTGCGCAGGGAGAAGATGGTGTTGGCCTGCTCCTGGTGGTCCCGCAGCGTCTGCCGCCAGTCCTCCTCCAGTACCTGGATGTAGGGGCTGCTCCTGTCCAGCTTCCCCTCCTGAAGGGGGCAAAAGGCAATGGCCTGGCTGGGAAGGCCCCCACTGCCCTGCCTGGGCTGCACCTGCCCTGCCTGCGGCCCCACCTGGACAGAGGCCTCCAGCTCCTGCACCCGGGCCTGGAGCAGGGCCTTCTCCTGCTGCAGCTCCCACAGCAGCTCCTGGCTGGGCCGCTGCTCCATGGCGTGCCTGAGCTTCAGCGTGTGCTTGCGCTCCACCTTGCAGTCGTCCTCAGCCTTCATGAGGCTGTGCTTGAGCCGGTCAATCTGCAGAAGGTCCAGTGAGCCCGGCTGTCCCCTCCAGGCGGTGACCGCAGACCCGTGGGGCCACCCCCGACTGCCCCGGCCTACAGACCCCGCCAGGCCAGGCGAGGGGGGCCTGGTTCCCCCGGGGCAGCGGGCACACCTCCAGCTGCAGGTCACGGTTCCGCATGAGCGCGGCGCCCTTCTCCTCACTCTGGCACGCCAGGCGCATGGCCAGGTCGTAGTTCTCCTCCTTGCAGCGCTTGAGCTCGCGGCTGCCGGCCTCGCACTCCTCCTTGAGCCTCTGCACGCGCTCCTGGTGCTTGCGCAGCAGGCTGTCCTTCACCCGCAGCTCCTTGATGAAGTCATCCTTGGAGCTCAGCAGCGCGGTCAGGTCCTGCACCTTCTTCTGCAGCTTCATGACCTCAGTCATCAGCAGCTGAGTCAGGCCTGACTCCCCGGACGCGTCTGTGGGCCAAGCCAGTGTCAGACGGTGCCGTGTTCCCTGGTGGCCCAGCTCCATCACGCCCTGCGCTGTGGCAGGAGCTCAGGGCTCCTAGGGATGGGGGCCAGGCAGAGGACCCAACACCACTGCCTGCTCCCCGCCACCGCCTCCCCTGTCGGCCCCGCCTCACCCGTCACTCACCGATGATCATGGAGAAGACGCGGGCCGGCTCCTTGCCCGTGACCTTCTTGTACAGCTGTGGGTAGTAGAGCTCCAGGCTCTCGAGGAAGGCCACGTAGCCCTTGTGGCCGGTCCGCTGCAGGATGTCCAGGAGCACACCTGCGGGCCAGAGAGGCCTAACTGGGGGCGGGGCGCAGGCGAGGCagagggctggggtgggtgggccTGGGCGCAGGGACAGGTGGAGGCTGGATGCAGATGAGGTGTGCCGTGGTCTGGGTCTTGGATGAGGTACCCTGCGGTGAGGTACCCTTGGATGAGGTACTAGGCTGGGTACCAAGTGCTGCCCACCCGCCCCTTGGCTGTCTCAGGAGCCCCCGCTGCGGTGGGAGCCCCGCTGCCCCTCTTGGCAGCACCAAGCCAGCAGGAGAGGCTGGGGGATGGGCCACATGCCAGGGTTGAGGTTGGGCCTCAGTCAGAGGCCAGGGGCAAAGCCAGGCGGGGCTCTCCCGGGGTTGAGGGTCAGGGTGGCAGAGCGTGCAGCCACCTCCGAGCTGACTCCGTGGTTGGGTTTGGGGCCTGGGGCCCACGGGGCAACACTGACCCACTTTCCGTTTGCGGATGACCAGGTTGGGGTCGCTGAGCACCTGCTCCTCATCATCGGGGTTCAGGACCTTGCACTGCCGCAGGTAGGGTGTGATGCGCGAAGGGTCGATGACCGAGGTAAGCGTCACCCGGAAGCCCTCCAGGACGCTCCAGCACTCGTCATCGTTCTCGTAGTCCGACATGGCCTCAGCAGGCAGGCTGGGGAGTGTGGGGCAGTGCTGAGAGCGATGCCGGCTCCTGCCCCAACCCGGGCCCGGCTCCCGCTCCTTCTCAGACGCTGGGCCAGGGCTCTCGTCAGGGCGTCGAGGGGGATCAGCCCAGGGGCATCCAGGAGAGGTGCCCAGCTCCATGTCCCATCCCCACGCTGGATCCCCCAGGGAGGCAGCAGAGACACAGTGACCCCGCTCCCCACCAGACCAGCCGAGGGCCCCTCCGCAGCCTTTCCCAGCCCTTGCTCCTGCCCGTTGGCATCTGTGTCACCCAGATATGCAGCAGGGGAGGCACAGATGGGGTCTGAGAGAGGAACTCCCCCTACAGCATGACCccctctggcctctgcctcctggacacTCCCACCACGCCCTGGAGCCTGCAAGGTTAGCCACCTCCATGGCTGGAATGGGCGGAGGAGCTGAGAGCAACTGCCTGGCACTATGGCCAGCCCAAGCTGGGTGAGAGCAGGTTGGCCAGTGGCCCTCCCACCAGCACAGCAGCTGGGGGAGCTGGTTCTTGCGGGACTTCCTCATTCCCCTGACCGACGCCTGCTAACATTGCTGGCTGTGCCCTCCCTCCTCCACGGCCGGCTGCTGATGATGCAAGAGTGGCCACCCAGCCCTGCCGCAGCTGCGAGGTCGCTGCACTGGCTGGGAAGAGCTGCCCACAGGAGTGTGTCTCTGTCACCCCCTGCCGGCCCCGCAACCCTGGGAGGGGCTGTCAGTGTTGCCCTTGGCTGGCCAGGAGTGCTGCTACGGTGTTTTCTCCAGGTTCTTAGGTGCTGGGCACCAGTGAATCCCTGGACTCTTCTCCTGCCCCAGATGAGGCCCGGCCCCCATCCCAGTGGCTGCAACAGGAGAACTACCCATGTTGGGACCAGCCACTGCTGTCCCTTTCTGCCAGCGTGGTGGAGGCCTCAGCCGCTGCAAGCCACTCCCTCTGGGACTGGGACTGCGGCAAGGCTGGGAGCAGCCACGCTGGTCCCCAGACAGCCTCCAGCCCCGCTGGGAAACGCTGGTTTCCAGCCCAGAGGAGCTGGGTCACTGCTCCTGGAGACATAGTTGCCCCAGGCTTGGTCTTCTGAGGCATTTCTCAACTTCCCGCTGCACTTTGTCACCCCATTCAGGACAGTTTTGACAGACAAGGGGCTGAATAAAAACACTGGCCTCACGGTAGACAGTCCTGGGAACACTGGGCCCCTTTCCTGCTTCCCCAGCTTGAAATCCAGGGTCCCATCTGCCACCATAATTCCACTGAAATGAACACATCTCCACCCAGGGGCCGTGAAAGGGATGGGGCTGCACGGCGGAGGCTGCCTGGCTGCCTGTGGGAAGCCTCAGGCTGCTCTGGGGGATCAGTGCCAGGATCCTGAACTAGGCCAACGCCGACCTTCCTGGCCACCTTTCAGAAAGCACCAGACCCACCCACCTGAGGGTCTTCCAGGAGCCACCTGCACTGCAGACGCACCAGGAGCCTGGGCCGCGGAGCCTCTGGGAAATGCTGCCCggggctgcagggagggaggagcaCGCCGGACGCCTGTGCACTTCCTGATGGGTTCTGCTTAACTCCACAGTCCCGCCAGTCCTCCCACAGGGGGACAGTCCCTGGTGACCTGCTTTCTGATTCGCCCAGCCCAGGAGGCCCCAAGAGGCAGACGGAAGTGGAAGTCCTCTGCCCTCCAGAGGAAAGCTGCTCCCAGCCCTCCCAGCCTGGCCGGGGGCTGGGGGTCCTGGGGATGCCCCAGAGGCCCAGCCCTGGCACCTGGCAAGTAGAAGAGACAGCAGAGACCTCCAGGGGGCTGGACAAGGCcagcccacacccagccactttgACCTGGTCACAGACTTCTGGAGGCTTCTTCAGTAAGGCATGCTTTGCTCTGTGCGAACACCCTCGCCCTCGCCAGCATCTCGGGACAGCGGGGCAGGGCATGTGCAGGGGGGCACACAGCCACACAGCATGGCCAGCACACGCCTTGGTCACAGAAGGGCTGCAGCCCACCTtatggagcccaggaggccacaGCAGCCTGCCAGGGGCCATGGCATCGGCCACCACCCAGCTGCACACAGGGGAGAAACGTCCCTTCCAGAAGTGTCGTTATCCTCGTTATCCCCATCATGAGGCATCCCTGCTCTCCACCAGGATGCATGTGAGGACTGAGGCCACTCTCGGGGTCCCCCAAACCAGCTTCAGAAG
This window encodes:
- the CARD9 gene encoding caspase recruitment domain-containing protein 9 isoform X3, with translation MADLTPDLPAEAMSDYENDDECWSVLEGFRVTLTSVIDPSRITPYLRQCKVLNPDDEEQVLSDPNLVIRKRKVGVLLDILQRTGHKGYVAFLESLELYYPQLYKKVTGKEPARVFSMIIDASGESGLTQLLMTEVMKLQKKVQDLTALLSSKDDFIKELRVKDSLLRKHQERVQRLKEECEAGSRELKRCKEENYDLAMRLACQSEEKGAALMRNRDLQLEIDRLKHSLMKAEDDCKVERKHTLKLRHAMEQRPSQELLWELQQEKALLQARVQELEASVQEGKLDRSSPYIQVLEEDWRQTLRDHQEQANTIFSLRKDLRQGEARRLRCMEEKEMFELQCLALRKDSKMYKDRIEAILLQMEEVAIERDQAIATREELHAQHARGLQEKDALRKQVRELGEKADELQLHVFQCEAQLLAVEGRLRRQQLETLVLSSDLEDGSPRSSQELSLPQDLEDTQLSDKGCLAGGGSPKQPFAALHQEQVLRIPHDAGLSSGEPPEKERRRLKESFENYRRKRALRKMQKGWRQGEEDRENTTGSDNTDTEGS
- the CARD9 gene encoding caspase recruitment domain-containing protein 9 isoform X4, producing the protein MSDYENDDECWSVLEGFRVTLTSVIDPSRITPYLRQCKVLNPDDEEQVLSDPNLVIRKRKVGVLLDILQRTGHKGYVAFLESLELYYPQLYKKVTGKEPARVFSMIIDASGESGLTQLLMTEVMKLQKKVQDLTALLSSKDDFIKELRVKDSLLRKHQERVQRLKEECEAGSRELKRCKEENYDLAMRLACQSEEKGAALMRNRDLQLEIDRLKHSLMKAEDDCKVERKHTLKLRHAMEQRPSQELLWELQQEKALLQARVQELEASVQEGKLDRSSPYIQVLEEDWRQTLRDHQEQANTIFSLRKDLRQGEARRLRCMEEKEMFELQCLALRKDSKMYKDRIEAILLQMEEVAIERDQAIATREELHAQHARGLQEKDALRKQVRELGEKADELQLHVFQCEAQLLAVEGRLRRQQLETLVLSSDLEDGSPRSSQELSLPQDLEDTQLSDKGCLAGGGSPKQPFAALHQEQVLRIPHDAGLSSGEPPEKERRRLKESFENYRRKRALRKMQKGWRQGEEDRENTTGSDNTDTEGS
- the CARD9 gene encoding caspase recruitment domain-containing protein 9 isoform X2, producing the protein MELGTSPGCPWADPPRRPDESPGPASEKEREPGPGWGRSRHRSQHCPTLPSLPAEAMSDYENDDECWSVLEGFRVTLTSVIDPSRITPYLRQCKVLNPDDEEQVLSDPNLVIRKRKVGVLLDILQRTGHKGYVAFLESLELYYPQLYKKVTGKEPARVFSMIIDASGESGLTQLLMTEVMKLQKKVQDLTALLSSKDDFIKELRVKDSLLRKHQERVQRLKEECEAGSRELKRCKEENYDLAMRLACQSEEKGAALMRNRDLQLEIDRLKHSLMKAEDDCKVERKHTLKLRHAMEQRPSQELLWELQQEKALLQARVQELEASVQEGKLDRSSPYIQVLEEDWRQTLRDHQEQANTIFSLRKDLRQGEARRLRCMEEKEMFELQCLALRKDSKMYKDRIEAILLQMEEVAIERDQAIATREELHAQHARGLQEKDALRKQVRELGEKADELQLHVFQCEAQLLAVEGRLRRQQLETLVLSSDLEDGSPRSSQELSLPQDLEDTQLSDKGCLAGGGSPKQPFAALHQEQDAGLSSGEPPEKERRRLKESFENYRRKRALRKMQKGWRQGEEDRENTTGSDNTDTEGS
- the CARD9 gene encoding caspase recruitment domain-containing protein 9 isoform X1 produces the protein MELGTSPGCPWADPPRRPDESPGPASEKEREPGPGWGRSRHRSQHCPTLPSLPAEAMSDYENDDECWSVLEGFRVTLTSVIDPSRITPYLRQCKVLNPDDEEQVLSDPNLVIRKRKVGVLLDILQRTGHKGYVAFLESLELYYPQLYKKVTGKEPARVFSMIIDASGESGLTQLLMTEVMKLQKKVQDLTALLSSKDDFIKELRVKDSLLRKHQERVQRLKEECEAGSRELKRCKEENYDLAMRLACQSEEKGAALMRNRDLQLEIDRLKHSLMKAEDDCKVERKHTLKLRHAMEQRPSQELLWELQQEKALLQARVQELEASVQEGKLDRSSPYIQVLEEDWRQTLRDHQEQANTIFSLRKDLRQGEARRLRCMEEKEMFELQCLALRKDSKMYKDRIEAILLQMEEVAIERDQAIATREELHAQHARGLQEKDALRKQVRELGEKADELQLHVFQCEAQLLAVEGRLRRQQLETLVLSSDLEDGSPRSSQELSLPQDLEDTQLSDKGCLAGGGSPKQPFAALHQEQVLRIPHDAGLSSGEPPEKERRRLKESFENYRRKRALRKMQKGWRQGEEDRENTTGSDNTDTEGS